ATTCATGACAGCCGCGTTACCGTGGAAGATATTCAGGACAGCGTAGAGAGCGTACTGGGTAAGGCCGGCTATGAGGACGTGGCCAAGGCTTACATTCTCTACCGCAAACAGCGGGAGAAGGTCCGCAACGTCAAGTCCACCATGCTGGACTACAAGACTCTGGTGGATGACTATGTGAAGATCAACGACTGGCGGGTGAAGGAGAACTCCACTGTCACCTACTCTGTAGGCGGCCTGATCCTCTCCAACTCCGGCGCCATCACCGCCAACTACTGGCTCAGCGAGGTCTATGACCAGGAGGTGGCCCAAGCTCACAAGAGCGGCGACATTCATCTCCACGACCTCTCCATGCTCACCGGCTACTGTGCTGGCTGGAGCCTCAAGCAGTTGATCCAGCAGGGCCTGGGCATCCCCGGAAAGATTAATTCCTCCCCTGCCAGCCACCTCTCCACCCTCTGCAACCAGATGGTGAATTTCCTCGGCATCATGCAGAATGAGTGGGCCGGCGCCCAAGCGTTCTCCTCCTTTGATACCTATCTCGCTCCCTTTGTCCGTACCGACAATCTGACCCAGAAAGAGGTCAAGCAGTGCATCCAATCCTTTGTCTATGGTGTGAACACCCCCTCCCGGTGGGGTACTCAGGCGCCGTTTTCCAACATCACCCTGGACTGGACCGTGCCCAAAGACCTGGCGGACCTGCCAGCCATCGTGGGCGGTAAGGAGATGGACTTCACCTACGGCGATTGCAAAAAGGAAATGGACATGGTGAACAAGGCGTTCATCGAAATCATGACCGAGGGCGACGCCGACGGCCGGGGCTTCCAGTACCCCATCCCCACTTACTCCATCACCCGGGACTTTGACTGGAGCGAGACAGAGAACAACAAGCTCCTCTTTGAGATGACCGCTAAGTACGGCACCCCCTACTTCTCCAACTATATCAACTCCGACATGGAGCCCTCCGACGTGCGGTCCATGTGCTGCCGGCTCCGTCTGGATCTGCGGGAGCTGCGGAAAAAGTCCGGAGGCTTCTTTGGCTCCGGCGAGTCCACCGGCTCTGTGGGTGTTGTGACCATCAATCTTCCCCGGATTGCTTATCTCTCTCAGACGCCTGAGGAGTTCTATGAGCGACTGGACAAGATGATGGATATCGCCGCACGTTCCTTGAAGACCAAGCGTACCGTCATCACCCGTTTGATGGATGCCGGACTCTATCCCTATACCAAGCACTATCTGGGCACCTTTGACAACCACTTTTCCACCATCGGCCTCATCGGTATGAACGAAGTGGGGCTGAATGCTAAGTGGCTCCGGAAGGATTTAACCCACCCGGAAACCCAAGCTTTTGCCCAAGATGTTCTCAACCATATGCGTGAGCGCCTCTCCGACTATCAGGAGATGTACGGTGATCTCTATAACCTGGAGGCCACTCCTGCCGAGTCCACCACCTACCGGCTGGCCAAGCACGATGTGGAGCTCTACCCCGACATCATCACCGCCGCCAAGAAGCCCGGTGACACTCCCTATTACACCAACAGCTCCCATCTGCCGGTAGGCTACACCGCCGACATCTTTGAGGCCCTGGCCATCCAGGACGACCTGCAAACCCTGTACACTTCCGGTACCGTGTTCCATGCCTTCTTGGGCGAGAAGTTGCCGGACTGGAAGACAGCTGCCGCTCTGGTGCGCAAGATTGCGGAGAACTTCAAGCTGCCCTATTACACCATGTCTCCCACTTACTCCGTCTGCCAGGACCATGGCTATATCACCGGCGAGCACTTCACCTGCCCCACTTGCGGCAAGCAGACCGAGGTCTGGAGCCGGATCACCGGTTACTACCGTCCCATCCAGAACTGGAACGACGGTAAGGTACAGGAGTTTGCGGACCGGAAAGAGTATGAACTGGAGAACTCCCGTCTGGAGGGCCGTCGGCTCTGTGACCGAGAGACAGGTACCACCCCCGACGCCGGCACCGCCACCGCCTCCGCCGCGCCGGAGCAAGCGGACGGCCTGTACCTCTTCACCACCGTCACTTGCCCCAACTGCAAGATTGCCAAAAATGAGCTGGAAAAGGCGGGGCTCCATTATACCACCATGGATGTCAGTGAGCACATGGATCTGGTGACGGAATATGGCATTCAGCAGGCACCCACCCTGATTGTCCGGCATGACGGCCAGGTGGAGAAGCTGGTGAACGCCTCCACCATCAAGAAATACGCCGTGACCCACGGCTAAAATGCCAAAAGTTTCGTCCACCTTTACAAAGGTGGCGGGTCCGGGTGGAACCCGGTGGGTTTGGGCCCAGCCTTGCGGGTACACCAAGCGCGGGCTTTGCCCGCCCCAGGCAGGGGTGCCGCCCCTGCACCCCGCCGCCTTTGGAAAAGGCGGGCGAAACTTTTAAACTCTGATACGAGGAGTCTTTCCCATGAACAAGCATTACGACATCATCATTGTCGGCGGCGGCCCCGCCGGTCTTACCGCCGCCATTTACGCAAGGCGGGCCGGCAAGTCTGTGCTGGTGCTGGAAAAGGCCGCCGTGGGCGGCCAGATTGCCTCTTCGCCTCGAGTGGACAACTTCCCCGGTCTCCCTGGTGTGACCGGGGCGGAACTGGCGGACCGGCTCTTTGAGCAGGCCACGGCCCTGGGTGCCCATCTGGAGCTGGAGGAAGCCCTGGAGCTGCGCCCTGGTGACCCCAAGACTGTGGTGACGGACTACCAGACTTACACCTGCGGCGCCCTGATCTACGCCGCCGGGACCGCACACCGAACCCTGGGCCTTCCCCGGGAGGAAACCCTCCCCGGCGTCTCCTACTGCGCCGTGTGTGACGGCGCATTCTACCAGGGGAAGGATACGGCCGTGTGCGGCGGCGGCAATACCGCTTTGCAGGATGCCTTGTACCTCTCGGAGCTGTGCCGGCATGTCACGGTGATTCACCGGCGTTCCGTTTTCCGCGCAGACCCCATTCTGGTAGAGGCTCTACAACAGCGGGCTAATGTCTCCTTTCTCCTGGACACTGTAATCGAGGAGCTGCTGGGGGAGGTCTCCCTGGAGGCCCTGAGACTCCGCGCTTTCGATGGAACAGCCTTTGAGCTACCGGTAGCTGGCCTTTTCCAGGCGGTTGGCCAGTTGCCTCAGACCGCTTTGGCCGCATCTCTACTCCCCCTAGACGAGTCGGGCTATGTGACCGCCGGCGAGGACTGCGCCACCCCGCTGCCGGGACTCTTTGTGGCCGGCGACTGCCGAACCAAGGCCGTCCGCCAGCTGACCACCGCCTGTGCTGACGGCTCCGCCGCCGCCCTGGCCGCAATCCGCTACCTGACATAACCTCACGCCGGACAGTGCTTTTCGATGCGCTGTCCGTTTTTTCTTTTCCGGGCCTGACAAGCCACACTGGAAATGCAGGTCGCAAACTGTCAGAATTGCCTATTGCACCTCTGAAAAAAATTCGATACAATGAGAATGCGTTTCAATGGTATTACCTATTTTGACGTGAGGTGAACGGAATGAGCACACAGCCAGCCCAGTCCAGAACCATCCGCGCCCAATTGCTTTCCGATATGCGGGAGGGCAGATATGCCGCCTGTGAGCGCCTTCCCCGGGAGAGCGTCTTGGCGGAAAAACTTGGAATTAGCCGCACCCAGCTGAGAGATGTTTTAGCATCCCTGGAGCGAGAGGGTTTTATTACACGACGCCACGGTGTTGGCACCATCATCAACCGCCATGTGCTGAATGCACACACCCGAATGGATATCGAGGTGGAGTTTTTAGACATGATCCGCCAGAGCGGCCATCAGGCGGCGGTGGCATTTGTTCGGGCGGAGGATGCTCTGGCGGACGCTCACGTGTCCCGCCAGCTTCAAATTCCGGAGGGCACACCGGTGGTTCAGGTCTCCCGGCTTTGCACGGCGGACGGCAGGCCCGCAATCTACTGTGTGGATGTCATCGAGCGCTCACGGATTCAAAAAGCCTTTACGCCCCAGGACCTGCAGTGTCCGATTTTTCAGTTTTTGCAGGAGTTTTGCGGAGTTGCCCCGTACCTGGACCTGACAGACCTGCGCCCCGTGACGGCGGACGGTGTCTTGGCGGAGCTCTTTGGACTTGCCATCGGCTCTCCACTGCTGTTTATGGATGAAGTAGATTTCGACATTGACGGCAACCCCGTCTTCTGTTCCCGCGAATATTTCGCAGATGGAATTTTCCGTCACACCGTGATGCGGAAAAAGCTTTGAGCGCGATGCTTCACCGCTCTCATATAGTTTATCTTTCAAGGAGGACACAACGATGAAGAAGGTAGCCGTAATCATGGGCAGCGATTCTGACTGGCCTGTTGTGAAAAGTGCCTGCACCCAGCTGGAGTCCTTTGGAATCCCCTATGAGGCTCATATTCTCAGTGCGCACCGCACCCCTGCTGCCGCCGCGGACTTCGCGAAAAACGCGCGGAAAAACGGCTTTGGCGTGTTGATCTGCGCTGCCGGAATGGCGGCGCACCTGGCAGGAGCGTTCGCGGGAAATTCCACGCTCCCCGTTATTGGCATTCCCATGAAGGGCGGCGTTATGGACGGACTGGATGCACTGCTGGCCACCGTGCAGATGCCAAGCGGCATCCCTGTGGCCACGGTTGCTGTGGGCGGTGCCAAAAACGCCGCAGTGCTGGCGGCTCAGATTCTGGCGGTCTCCGACGATGCCCTTGCCGCAAAGCTGGACGCAGACCGGGTGGACATGGCCGCACAGATCGCCGTGAAAGAGGCTAAGCTTCAATCCGAGCTTGTCTGAGTCCACATATCCATCAAGAAACCACACTCCTGACGGAGTTGGCCCAATCTATGCATATCTTTTAGGAGGAATTGATCATGTCTCAGAAACTCATCTACACCGGCAAAACCAAAAACGTCTACGCGCTGGATAACGGCAACTATCTGCTGAAATTCAAGGATGACTGCACCGGCAAGGACGGCGTCTTTGATCCCGGCGAAAATTCCGTAGGCCTCACCATTGACGGCGTGGGTGATGTGAACCTGCGCATGTCCATCTATTTCTTTGAGAAGATCAATGCCGCTGGCATCCCCACCCATTACGTTTCCGCCGACCTGAAAGAAACCACTATGGAGGTCAAGCCCGCCAAGGTTTTCGGCCACGGGTTGGAGGTGATCTGCCGCCACAAGGCCGTGGGCAGCTTTATTCGCCGCTATGGAGAGTATATTGCCGAAGGCGCAGATCTGCCCGCCTATGTGGAGACTACCTTTAAAAATGACGCTCTCGGTGATCCCCTGGTGACTAAGGACGCCTTGGTTGCTCTGGGCGTGATGACGGAGGCCCAGTATGACGCCATCAAGGAGGAAACGCAGAAGATCACCCAGATTGTTGCTGACGACCTGAAGGAAAAAGGCATGGTGCTCTATGATATCAAGTTTGAGTTCGGCTACGATGCTCAGGGCAATGTGATGCTCATCGACGAGGTGGCCTCCGGCAACATGCGGGTCTACAAGGATGGTCAGTATGTGGACCCCATGACCCTCTCTCAGCTGTTCTTTGCCTAATTGGGCGGAAGAACGACAATATCAAATCAGGAGTCATTTCAATGGGCGGTTTTTTTGGCGCCATCTCCAAACAGGACTGTGTGCTTGACATTTTCTTCGGCGTGGACTATCACTCCCATCTGGGCACCCGCCGTGGCGGCATGGCAATCTATGATGAGGCCTCCGGCGGCTTCCAGCGGCAGATCCACAACATCGAAAACACCCCCTTCCGCACCAAATTTGAGGGGGACCTATCCGACTTCCGCGGCCACAGCGGGATTGGCTGTATCTCTGACATGGACCCCCAGCCTCTGCTGGTCCGGTCTCATCTGGGGCTGTATGCCATCACCACGGTGGGCATTATCAACAACGATGAAGAGCTGGTGCAGCAGTATTTTTCCGACCACGGCCATCAGTTTATGGCCCAGAGCAGCGGCAAGGTCAACGCCTCGGAGCTGACAGCTGCCCTCATTAACCAAAAGGATTCCCTGGTGGAGGGCATCCGCTATGCCCAGGAGATCATCCAGGGTTCCTCCACGATCCTCCTGCTGACACAAGACGGCATCATCGCCGCCCGGGACAAGCTGGGCCGGCTGCCCGTACTGGTAGGACAGAATGACCAGGGGTGCTGTGTCTCCTTTGAGTCCTTCGCCTATCAAAAGCTGGGCTACCACACGGCTTACGAGCTGGGTCCGGGGGAGATCGTTCGTTTGACGGCGGAGGGGTACGAGTCCCTCTCCCCCGCGGGAGAGGAAATGCGCATCTGTGCATTCCTCTGGACCTACTACGGCTATCCCAACTCCAACTATGAGGGCGTCAATGTAGAGGTGATGCGCTATCGCAACGGTGAGATCATGGCCCGGGATGAGGTAGCTCAGGGGCGCCTTCCCAAGGTGGATTTCGTAGCGGGCGTTCCGGACTCCGGCGTGCCCCACGCCATCGGTTTTGCCAACCGCAGCGGTAAGCCCTTTGCCCGTCCCTTTGTCAAATATACTCCCACCTGGCCCCGCTCCTTCATGCCGGTCAACCAAGACGTCCGCAACCAGGTGGCCAAGATGAAGCAGATTCCCGTCCCTGAGTTGATCGAGGGGAAAAAGCTCCTCTTTGTGGACGACTCTATCGTGCGGGGCACGCAGCTGCGGGAGACCGTGGAGTTCCTCTATGAGAGCGGCGCGGCGGAGGTTCACATGCGCTCCGCCTGCCCTCCCATTATGTACGGCTGCAAGTATCTGAACTTCTCCCGCAGTAACAATGACCTGGAGCTGCTCTCCCGCCGCACCATTCAGGAGCTGGAGGGCGATGAAGGCCAGCAGCACCTGGAGGAATACGCCGACGCCTCCACGGAACGGGGCCAGTGCCTGCTGAAAAGCATCTGTCAAAAGCTGGGCTTTGACTCTTTGGGCTACCAGTCCATCCATGGACTTCTGGAGGCCATCGGCATTGATCAGAGCAAAATCTGCACCTATTGCTGGACGGGCAAGGAGTAGATCTTCTCCCGCAAAACGACGTCAAAGCGCGTCCCCCAGGCGGGCGGAATCTCTCAAACCGGCTCTCAGCCGGTTTCTACATCACCATTGATCGGAGGCTTTCAACATGGAGAACTCCCATTCCGCATCCTACGCCGCCGCAGGCGTGGATATTGAGGCCGGCTATAAAGGCGTAAAACTGATGAGTCAGCATGTTGCCCGGACTGTGATCCCCGGTGTGGTATCGGACCTGGGCGGCTTCGGCGGACTGTTCGCGCCAGACCTTACCGGTATGTCTGAGCCAGTGTTGGTCTCTGGCACAGACGGTGTCGGCACCAAGCAGCGTATCGCGCAGCTTCTGGATAAGCATGATACCGTTGGCATTGACTGTGTTGCTATGTGCGTCAACGACATCATCTGCTGCGGCGCCAAGCCCCTCTTTTTCCTGGACTATATTGCCATTGGAAAAAATATTCCAGAGAAGGTGGCCACCCTGGTGTCCGGCGTGGCAGAGGGCTGTGTCCAGGCCGGCTGCGCCCTGATCGGCGGTGAGACCGCTGAGCATCCCGGCACCATGGCCCCGGAGGACTATGACCTGGCTGGCTTCTCCGTGGGAATTGTAGACAAGGCCAAGGTGCTGGATCACAATACGATGAAGGCGGGCGACGTCATTCTGGCTCTTCCCTCCTCCGGCATTCACTCCAACGGATACTCCCTGGTCCGCAAAGTCTTTGATGTGGAACACACAGACCTCGGCATGTATTCCGCGGAGCTGGGTCAGACCCTTGGTGAGGCCCTGCTCACCCCCACCCGTATCTATGTAAAGCCCATGCTCCGCTGCATGGAGGCCGTTCGGGTAAAGGGCGTCAGCCACATCACCGGCGGCGGCTTTTACGAGAACCTGCCCCGGTGCCTGCCGGAGCACCTCAGCGCCAAAATTGACAAGGCTGCTATCCAGACCCCTGCCATTTTCCGCCTGCTCCAGTCCCAGGGCGGCATCCCGGAGCGGGACATGTTCAACACCTATAACATGGGGGTCGGCATGACGGTCATCGTCTCCAAGGAGGACGCAGACCGCGCGCTCTCTTCCCTGTCCGCAGAGAACTGCAGTGCCTATGTGATTGGCGAGATCACCGAGGGCGGCGAGCGGGTGAATCTATGTTGAAAAATGTCCGCGTGGCGGTATTCGTCTCCGGCGGCGGCACGAATCTGGAGGCGCTGCTCAAGGCCCAGGAGGCCGGGGCAATCCCCCACGGAGAGATCGTGCTGGTGTGCGCCAGCACCCCTTCTGCCTACGCCTTGACCCGTGCTGCCAACCATGGCGTGCCGGGAATCGCCGTTTCCCGGGCGGAGCTGACCCAGGAGAGCTTTGAGGCGGCACTGACGGAGCAGCTCACGGCGTACCGCGTGGAGGTCATTGTTCTGGCTGGCTTCCTCTCCATTTTATCTGAGGGCTTTGTCCGCCGCTGGGCAAATCGAATTGTCAACGTTCACCCCTCTCTGATTCCCGCCTTCTGCGGGAAGGGGTATTACGGCCTGCGGGTTCATGAGGCGGCTCTTCAGCGGGGCGTGAAGGTCACAGGCGCCACCGTCCACCTGGTCAATGAAATTCCAGACGGCGGTCCCATCCTGCTGCAAAGGGCGGTGGAGGTCCTTCCTGGCGACACGCCGGAGGTTCTGCAGCGCCGGGTGATGGAGCAGGCGGAATGGGTGCTTCTGCCCCAGGCGGTAGAATTATTATGTCAACAAATTTCCGAAACCGGAGGTACTGCGCCATGAACGAACTGGAATTGAAATACGGCTGCAACCCTAATCAAAAGCCCTCCCGGATTTTCATGCGGGAGGGCGGTGAGCTGCCCATCACGGTGCTCAACGGCCGCCCTGGGTATATCAATTTTCTGGATGCCTTGAACTCCTGGCAGCTGGTTCAGGAGCTGCGGTCCGCTACGGGCCTGCCCGCCGCAACCAGCTTTAAGCATGTCTCTCCGGCCGGCGCCGCTGTGGGGTCTCCCTTAAGCGACGTAGACCGGAAGATTTACTTTGTGGAGGAACACGAGCCGCTTAGCCCCATCGCCTGCGCCTATATTCGGGCCAGGGGTGCGGACCGGCTTTGCTCCTACGGCGACTGGGCAGCCCTCTCTGACGTGTGCGACACCGCCACCGCTCGCTACCTTTTGGGTGAGGTCTCCGACGGCATCATCGCCCCCGGCTACACCGACGAGGCCCTGGAAATCCTGAAAAGTAAGAAAAAGGGCAACTACAATGTGGTGAAGATGAACCCGGACTACGTTCCCGCCCCCCAGGAGTATAAGGATGTGTTCGGCGTCACGTTCCAGCAGGGACGGAATCATTTTAAGATCAGCGAGGCATTGCTCGAAAACATCGTCACTGTCAACAAAGATCTTCCTCCGCAGGCGAAGACCGATATGATTGTGGCCCTCATCACGCTGAAGTACACCCAGTCCAACTCCGTGTGCTATGTCAAGGACGGGCAGGCCATCGGCGTGGGCGCCGGCCAGCAGAGCCGCATCCACTGCACCCGCCTCGCCGGAAACAAAGCGGACACCTGGTGGCTCCGGCACCATCCCAAAGTGCTGGCCCTGCAGTTTGTGGAGGGTATCCGCCGCCCGGATCGGGACAACGCTATTGACATTTACCTTTCCGACGAGTGTGACGACCTTCTCTCTGAGGGCGTGTGGCAGCAAACCTTTACCGTGAAGCCCGAACCTCTGACGGCAGAGGAGAAGAAAGGCTGGATCTCCACCCTTTCCGGTGTCACCTGTGGTTCCGATGCGTTCTTCCCCTTTGGGGATAACGTGGAGCGGGCCCGGAAGTCTGGCGTGCAGTACATCGCGGAGCCGGGCGGCTCCATCCGGGACGACCATGTGATCGCTACTGCCGATCAGTATGGCATGACCATGTGTTTTACAGGGATGCGGCTGTTTCACCACTGAGTTCTTTTGGAGGAGGACTTTGTCCTCCCTTCTTGACCTCCCCCCACACCAGTGACGCACGGCGCCACTGGCGTGCGTACCCAGGTCATGGTATCACACATGACGCGGCGAACATGATTAAAATCTATTTGCCTCCGGCAAATTTGAAGGAGTGCTTCCTATGAATCTTCTGGTCGTTGGCGGCGGAGGCCGTGAGCATGCGATCATCAAAAAAGTGAAGGAAAACCCGGCCGTAGAGACGGTCTACGCCCTGCCGGGAAACGGCGGCATTGCTGCCGACGCGGTGTGCGTCCCGGAGATCGGGGCCAAGGATATCGGCGCCATTGTGGATTTTGCCAGGGCCCACGCCGTGGACTTCGCCGTAGTGGCGCCAGACGATCCCCTGGCCCTGGGCTGTGTGGACCGACTCCACGAGGCCGGCATCCCCTGCTTCGGCCCAGAAGCCAAGGCCGCCCGTATTGAGGCCAGTAAAGTTTTTGCCAAAAACCTCATGCAGAAATACAACATCCCCACCGCCCGGTACGAGGTCTTTGACGACCCGGCAAGGGCGCTGGCATACCTGCGGGCGCTTTCGTCGTTCCCTGTGGTGGTCAAGGCCGACGGCCTGGCCCTGGGCAAGGGCGTGCTCATTGTCCAGAATCTTTCGGAAGCAGAAGCTGCTGTCAAGACCATGATGGAGGACCTGGCCTTTGGAGACTCCGGCAAGGAGATTGTCATTGAGGAGTTTCTCACCGGGCCGGAGGTGAGCGTGCTGGCCTTTACTGACGGCACCGCCATTGTCCCTATGGTTTCCTCTATGGATCACAAGCGCGCAGGAGACGGCGATACCGGACTGAACACCGGCGGCATGGGCACTGTGGCCCCCAATCCCTATTACACGCTGGAAATCGCCCAAATATGCATGGACACGATCTTTCTGCCCACCCTCGCGGCTATGCGGGCAGAGGGCTGCCCCTTCAAGGGCTGTCTCTACTTCGGGCTGATGTTGACGCCAGATGGCCCCAAGGTCATTGAGTATAACTGCCGCTTTGGAGACCCAGAGACCCAGGTGGTGCTACCCCTGCTGAAAACAGACCTTCTCACCATCATGCAGGCAGTGGAGAACGAAACTCTAGGCGAGCTGAGCGTGGAGTGGCACACCGGCGCCGCCGCCTGTGTGATTCTGGCCTCCGGCGGCTATCCCGCGTCCTACGAAAAGGGCAAGGCCATCACCCTCCCCGCTGCGTTCCCGGAGAATGTCACCTGCTACCACGCAGGAGACCGTCTCACGGAGCAGGG
This genomic window from Pusillibacter faecalis contains:
- a CDS encoding ribonucleoside triphosphate reductase — its product is MYQVVKRDGKIADFDISKISVAITKAFEATQKEFNQDIIDFLALKVTADYQDKIHDSRVTVEDIQDSVESVLGKAGYEDVAKAYILYRKQREKVRNVKSTMLDYKTLVDDYVKINDWRVKENSTVTYSVGGLILSNSGAITANYWLSEVYDQEVAQAHKSGDIHLHDLSMLTGYCAGWSLKQLIQQGLGIPGKINSSPASHLSTLCNQMVNFLGIMQNEWAGAQAFSSFDTYLAPFVRTDNLTQKEVKQCIQSFVYGVNTPSRWGTQAPFSNITLDWTVPKDLADLPAIVGGKEMDFTYGDCKKEMDMVNKAFIEIMTEGDADGRGFQYPIPTYSITRDFDWSETENNKLLFEMTAKYGTPYFSNYINSDMEPSDVRSMCCRLRLDLRELRKKSGGFFGSGESTGSVGVVTINLPRIAYLSQTPEEFYERLDKMMDIAARSLKTKRTVITRLMDAGLYPYTKHYLGTFDNHFSTIGLIGMNEVGLNAKWLRKDLTHPETQAFAQDVLNHMRERLSDYQEMYGDLYNLEATPAESTTYRLAKHDVELYPDIITAAKKPGDTPYYTNSSHLPVGYTADIFEALAIQDDLQTLYTSGTVFHAFLGEKLPDWKTAAALVRKIAENFKLPYYTMSPTYSVCQDHGYITGEHFTCPTCGKQTEVWSRITGYYRPIQNWNDGKVQEFADRKEYELENSRLEGRRLCDRETGTTPDAGTATASAAPEQADGLYLFTTVTCPNCKIAKNELEKAGLHYTTMDVSEHMDLVTEYGIQQAPTLIVRHDGQVEKLVNASTIKKYAVTHG
- a CDS encoding NAD(P)/FAD-dependent oxidoreductase gives rise to the protein MNKHYDIIIVGGGPAGLTAAIYARRAGKSVLVLEKAAVGGQIASSPRVDNFPGLPGVTGAELADRLFEQATALGAHLELEEALELRPGDPKTVVTDYQTYTCGALIYAAGTAHRTLGLPREETLPGVSYCAVCDGAFYQGKDTAVCGGGNTALQDALYLSELCRHVTVIHRRSVFRADPILVEALQQRANVSFLLDTVIEELLGEVSLEALRLRAFDGTAFELPVAGLFQAVGQLPQTALAASLLPLDESGYVTAGEDCATPLPGLFVAGDCRTKAVRQLTTACADGSAAALAAIRYLT
- the purN gene encoding phosphoribosylglycinamide formyltransferase, producing MLKNVRVAVFVSGGGTNLEALLKAQEAGAIPHGEIVLVCASTPSAYALTRAANHGVPGIAVSRAELTQESFEAALTEQLTAYRVEVIVLAGFLSILSEGFVRRWANRIVNVHPSLIPAFCGKGYYGLRVHEAALQRGVKVTGATVHLVNEIPDGGPILLQRAVEVLPGDTPEVLQRRVMEQAEWVLLPQAVELLCQQISETGGTAP
- a CDS encoding GntR family transcriptional regulator — its product is MSTQPAQSRTIRAQLLSDMREGRYAACERLPRESVLAEKLGISRTQLRDVLASLEREGFITRRHGVGTIINRHVLNAHTRMDIEVEFLDMIRQSGHQAAVAFVRAEDALADAHVSRQLQIPEGTPVVQVSRLCTADGRPAIYCVDVIERSRIQKAFTPQDLQCPIFQFLQEFCGVAPYLDLTDLRPVTADGVLAELFGLAIGSPLLFMDEVDFDIDGNPVFCSREYFADGIFRHTVMRKKL
- the purE gene encoding 5-(carboxyamino)imidazole ribonucleotide mutase: MKKVAVIMGSDSDWPVVKSACTQLESFGIPYEAHILSAHRTPAAAADFAKNARKNGFGVLICAAGMAAHLAGAFAGNSTLPVIGIPMKGGVMDGLDALLATVQMPSGIPVATVAVGGAKNAAVLAAQILAVSDDALAAKLDADRVDMAAQIAVKEAKLQSELV
- a CDS encoding phosphoribosylaminoimidazolesuccinocarboxamide synthase, which codes for MSQKLIYTGKTKNVYALDNGNYLLKFKDDCTGKDGVFDPGENSVGLTIDGVGDVNLRMSIYFFEKINAAGIPTHYVSADLKETTMEVKPAKVFGHGLEVICRHKAVGSFIRRYGEYIAEGADLPAYVETTFKNDALGDPLVTKDALVALGVMTEAQYDAIKEETQKITQIVADDLKEKGMVLYDIKFEFGYDAQGNVMLIDEVASGNMRVYKDGQYVDPMTLSQLFFA
- a CDS encoding amidophosphoribosyltransferase, whose product is MGGFFGAISKQDCVLDIFFGVDYHSHLGTRRGGMAIYDEASGGFQRQIHNIENTPFRTKFEGDLSDFRGHSGIGCISDMDPQPLLVRSHLGLYAITTVGIINNDEELVQQYFSDHGHQFMAQSSGKVNASELTAALINQKDSLVEGIRYAQEIIQGSSTILLLTQDGIIAARDKLGRLPVLVGQNDQGCCVSFESFAYQKLGYHTAYELGPGEIVRLTAEGYESLSPAGEEMRICAFLWTYYGYPNSNYEGVNVEVMRYRNGEIMARDEVAQGRLPKVDFVAGVPDSGVPHAIGFANRSGKPFARPFVKYTPTWPRSFMPVNQDVRNQVAKMKQIPVPELIEGKKLLFVDDSIVRGTQLRETVEFLYESGAAEVHMRSACPPIMYGCKYLNFSRSNNDLELLSRRTIQELEGDEGQQHLEEYADASTERGQCLLKSICQKLGFDSLGYQSIHGLLEAIGIDQSKICTYCWTGKE
- the purD gene encoding phosphoribosylamine--glycine ligase; translated protein: MNLLVVGGGGREHAIIKKVKENPAVETVYALPGNGGIAADAVCVPEIGAKDIGAIVDFARAHAVDFAVVAPDDPLALGCVDRLHEAGIPCFGPEAKAARIEASKVFAKNLMQKYNIPTARYEVFDDPARALAYLRALSSFPVVVKADGLALGKGVLIVQNLSEAEAAVKTMMEDLAFGDSGKEIVIEEFLTGPEVSVLAFTDGTAIVPMVSSMDHKRAGDGDTGLNTGGMGTVAPNPYYTLEIAQICMDTIFLPTLAAMRAEGCPFKGCLYFGLMLTPDGPKVIEYNCRFGDPETQVVLPLLKTDLLTIMQAVENETLGELSVEWHTGAAACVILASGGYPASYEKGKAITLPAAFPENVTCYHAGDRLTEQGLVTSGGRVLGVTAAAPTLRQALADAYAAAETVEFDGKYLRHDIGRRALAALEG
- a CDS encoding phosphoribosylaminoimidazolecarboxamide formyltransferase, which translates into the protein MNELELKYGCNPNQKPSRIFMREGGELPITVLNGRPGYINFLDALNSWQLVQELRSATGLPAATSFKHVSPAGAAVGSPLSDVDRKIYFVEEHEPLSPIACAYIRARGADRLCSYGDWAALSDVCDTATARYLLGEVSDGIIAPGYTDEALEILKSKKKGNYNVVKMNPDYVPAPQEYKDVFGVTFQQGRNHFKISEALLENIVTVNKDLPPQAKTDMIVALITLKYTQSNSVCYVKDGQAIGVGAGQQSRIHCTRLAGNKADTWWLRHHPKVLALQFVEGIRRPDRDNAIDIYLSDECDDLLSEGVWQQTFTVKPEPLTAEEKKGWISTLSGVTCGSDAFFPFGDNVERARKSGVQYIAEPGGSIRDDHVIATADQYGMTMCFTGMRLFHH
- the purM gene encoding phosphoribosylformylglycinamidine cyclo-ligase; amino-acid sequence: MENSHSASYAAAGVDIEAGYKGVKLMSQHVARTVIPGVVSDLGGFGGLFAPDLTGMSEPVLVSGTDGVGTKQRIAQLLDKHDTVGIDCVAMCVNDIICCGAKPLFFLDYIAIGKNIPEKVATLVSGVAEGCVQAGCALIGGETAEHPGTMAPEDYDLAGFSVGIVDKAKVLDHNTMKAGDVILALPSSGIHSNGYSLVRKVFDVEHTDLGMYSAELGQTLGEALLTPTRIYVKPMLRCMEAVRVKGVSHITGGGFYENLPRCLPEHLSAKIDKAAIQTPAIFRLLQSQGGIPERDMFNTYNMGVGMTVIVSKEDADRALSSLSAENCSAYVIGEITEGGERVNLC